The following proteins are encoded in a genomic region of Herminiimonas arsenicoxydans:
- a CDS encoding putative permease of the major facilitator superfamily (MFS) (Evidence 3 : Function proposed based on presence of conserved amino acid motif, structural feature or limited homology; Product type pt : putative transporter): protein MLDFFTRERSVAGPGFNRWMVPPAALAVHLCIGQAYAFSVFNGPLSKVIGIDSPAPEDWKLTTLGWIFSLAIVFLGLAAAFGGKWLEKVGPRLTMFVAACCFGGGFMVSALGVHLHQIWLVYLGYGVLGGIGLGLGYVSPVSTLIKWFPDRRGMATGMAIMGFGGGAMIGAPLSVFLMGHFKSPTSVGVTETFIVMGVLYFISMMIGALTIRIPAPDWKPAGWTPPVIENKMITRNHVHIDQAMKTPQFYLLWLVLCLNVTAGIGVLGQASVMIQETFKGEVTVAAAAGFVGLMSVFNMGGRFFWSSISDYLGRKNTYYTFFVLGAILYACVPYAGHVGSVALFVMCYCIIVSMYGGSFSTVPVYLADLFGTKFVGGIHGRLLTAWSAAGVFGPVLVNYIREYQINHGVPKGQAYEVTMYIMAGLLILGFICNLFIKPVEAKHHMADDSARSKAPSGGMQPAGAN, encoded by the coding sequence ATGCTCGATTTTTTTACACGCGAAAGAAGTGTTGCCGGCCCGGGGTTCAATCGATGGATGGTGCCGCCGGCGGCGTTGGCAGTTCATTTATGTATTGGCCAGGCTTACGCGTTCAGCGTATTCAACGGCCCGCTTTCTAAGGTCATCGGTATCGACAGTCCTGCTCCCGAGGACTGGAAACTCACGACGCTGGGCTGGATCTTCAGTCTTGCCATCGTCTTCCTCGGCCTGGCGGCTGCCTTCGGCGGCAAGTGGCTGGAAAAAGTCGGCCCGCGTCTGACGATGTTTGTCGCGGCTTGCTGTTTCGGTGGCGGCTTCATGGTATCGGCGCTGGGCGTGCACCTGCATCAGATATGGCTGGTTTATCTTGGTTACGGCGTGCTGGGCGGTATCGGCCTCGGCCTTGGTTATGTGTCGCCGGTGTCCACGCTGATCAAGTGGTTTCCCGATAGACGCGGCATGGCAACAGGGATGGCGATCATGGGTTTTGGCGGCGGCGCGATGATCGGTGCGCCCTTGTCGGTTTTCCTGATGGGTCATTTCAAATCGCCGACTTCGGTAGGCGTGACGGAAACCTTCATTGTCATGGGTGTGCTGTATTTCATTTCGATGATGATCGGTGCGCTGACGATACGCATCCCGGCGCCCGACTGGAAACCGGCCGGCTGGACGCCGCCTGTGATCGAGAACAAGATGATTACGCGTAATCATGTGCATATCGACCAGGCCATGAAAACGCCGCAGTTTTATCTGTTGTGGCTGGTGTTGTGCCTGAATGTGACGGCGGGCATCGGTGTGCTCGGACAGGCATCGGTCATGATTCAGGAAACCTTCAAGGGCGAAGTGACGGTAGCCGCCGCCGCCGGTTTTGTCGGCCTGATGAGCGTGTTCAATATGGGCGGCCGCTTCTTCTGGTCGTCGATCTCGGATTATCTGGGACGTAAAAATACCTATTACACTTTCTTTGTCCTCGGTGCGATTCTATATGCCTGCGTACCGTATGCCGGTCATGTAGGGAGCGTTGCGCTATTCGTGATGTGCTATTGCATCATTGTCAGCATGTATGGCGGCAGCTTCTCCACCGTGCCGGTTTATCTGGCCGATCTGTTTGGCACCAAATTTGTCGGCGGCATACACGGCCGCTTGTTGACGGCATGGTCGGCGGCCGGCGTGTTCGGTCCGGTACTGGTCAATTACATCCGCGAATACCAGATCAATCATGGTGTGCCGAAGGGCCAGGCGTATGAGGTAACGATGTACATCATGGCGGGTCTGCTGATACTCGGTTTTATCTGCAATCTGTTCATCAAGCCGGTCGAAGCCAAACATCATATGGCCGATGATTCCGCGCGATCCAAGGCGCCATCCGGCGGCATGCAGCCCGCGGGCGCAAATTGA
- a CDS encoding Sigma-54 dependent response regulator (Evidence 2b : Function of strongly homologous gene; Product type r : regulator): protein MHCLQLSNIEFDMTAAKHIHPETDAPFVEAFGGWQDQSILIVDDEPGMRSFLQRTLEDRCSRVEAVDSVEAASVLLDSRHFDLIILDNSLPGKSGVEWLHEMRALGLHNDVVLITAFADLETAIHALRAGAADFLLKPFRVNQILSAIGRCFDRTHLRRENFILRRELDSHVDFGVDGLVGNSTALQPVRETIKRLATVSSTVLITGESGTGKEIAARAMHYLSSRSGNHFVPVNCGAVAPDIIESELFGHVKGAFSGAASSREGLFFYAQGGTLFLDEVAELPMAMQVKLLRVLEEKKIRPVGAEREIPVDVRVIAATNRNVEEAVQEGRFRQDLYYRLNVVQVHMPPLRERADDIPALAAYFVRQLAPQLGVPPQQPDNALLAAMVSHAWPGNVRELRNLIERWLILGNIPEIAIGSKSVAIDNGSDVSLQAIEKQHILKILGAADGNKTEAARRLGLSRKTLERKCAEWGV, encoded by the coding sequence ATGCATTGCCTGCAGCTATCCAACATAGAATTCGACATGACTGCTGCAAAACATATTCATCCTGAAACGGACGCGCCTTTTGTCGAAGCATTCGGCGGCTGGCAAGACCAATCCATCCTCATCGTCGACGACGAGCCAGGCATGCGCAGTTTTCTGCAGCGTACATTGGAAGATCGCTGCAGCCGGGTGGAAGCCGTCGACTCGGTGGAAGCAGCCAGCGTGCTGCTGGACTCGCGCCATTTCGACCTGATCATTCTCGACAATTCACTGCCCGGCAAATCCGGCGTCGAATGGCTGCATGAAATGCGCGCGCTCGGCTTGCATAACGATGTGGTTCTCATCACCGCCTTTGCCGATCTGGAAACGGCGATTCATGCCTTGCGTGCCGGCGCGGCAGATTTTCTGCTGAAGCCGTTTCGCGTTAATCAGATTCTGAGTGCAATCGGACGCTGTTTCGATCGCACCCATTTGCGGCGCGAGAATTTCATCTTGCGGCGCGAACTGGATTCGCATGTCGATTTTGGCGTGGATGGCTTGGTAGGCAATTCGACTGCGCTGCAGCCGGTGCGTGAAACGATCAAGCGTCTGGCAACTGTATCCAGCACCGTGCTGATCACTGGCGAATCCGGCACCGGCAAGGAGATCGCTGCGCGCGCCATGCATTATCTGAGCAGCCGCTCCGGCAATCATTTCGTGCCGGTAAATTGCGGCGCAGTGGCGCCTGACATTATCGAAAGCGAATTGTTCGGGCATGTCAAAGGCGCATTCAGCGGCGCAGCTTCCTCGCGCGAAGGTTTGTTCTTTTATGCGCAGGGCGGCACGCTGTTCCTGGATGAAGTAGCAGAACTGCCGATGGCGATGCAGGTCAAATTGTTGCGCGTGCTGGAGGAGAAAAAAATCCGCCCGGTTGGCGCCGAACGCGAAATCCCGGTTGATGTGCGGGTGATCGCGGCGACCAATCGCAATGTCGAAGAAGCGGTGCAGGAAGGCCGCTTTCGACAGGATCTGTATTACCGTTTGAACGTGGTGCAGGTGCATATGCCGCCGTTGCGCGAACGCGCTGACGATATTCCGGCGCTGGCAGCATATTTTGTCCGGCAGTTGGCGCCGCAATTGGGCGTGCCGCCGCAGCAACCGGATAATGCATTGCTGGCAGCGATGGTATCCCATGCGTGGCCAGGCAATGTGCGCGAATTGCGCAATCTGATCGAACGCTGGCTGATACTGGGCAACATTCCCGAGATTGCCATCGGCAGCAAATCCGTGGCGATCGATAACGGCAGCGACGTCTCGCTGCAAGCGATCGAGAAGCAGCACATTCTTAAAATCCTCGGCGCAGCGGACGGCAACAAGACCGAAGCGGCACGCCGCCTCGGCCTCTCGCGAAAAACCCTAGAGCGCAAATGCGCCGAATGGGGAGTCTAA